The Manis javanica isolate MJ-LG chromosome 4, MJ_LKY, whole genome shotgun sequence genome contains a region encoding:
- the MPP2 gene encoding MAGUK p55 subfamily member 2 isoform X6 encodes MAGSQGSGASLEGISLGSSEEADLRREAMQQVLDNLGSLPNATGAAELDLIFLRGIMESPIVRSLAKAHERLEETKLEAVRDNNLELVQEILRDLAQLAEQSSTAAELARILQEPHFQGVTFRVEGGELVIARILHGGMVAQQGLLHVGDIIKEVNGQPVGSDPRALQELLRSASGSVILKILPSYQEPHLPRQVFVKCHFDYDPARDSLIPCKEAGLRFGAGDLLQIVNQDDANWWQACHVEGGSAGLIPSQLLEEKRKAFVKRDLELTPTSGTLCGSLSGKKKKRMMYLTTKNAEFDRHELLIYEEVARMPPFRRKTLVLIGAQGVGRRSLKNKLITWDPDRYGTTVPYTSRRPKDSEREGQGYSFVSRAEMEADIRAGRYLEHGEYEGNLYGTRIDSIRGVVAAGKVCVLDVNPQAVKVLRTAEFVPYVVFIEAPDFDTLRAMNRAALESGVSTKQLTEADLRRTVEESSRIQRGYGHYFDLSLVNSNLERTFRELQAAMEKLRTEPQWVPVSWVY; translated from the exons ATGGCGGGTAGCCAAGGCAGCGGGGCCTCCTTGGAGGGTATATCGCTGGGGTCCTCTGAAGAAGCCGATCTCCGGAGGGAAG CCATGCAGCAAGTCCTGGACAACCTGGGATCCCTGCCCAATGCCACAGGGGCTGCAGAACTGGATCTGATCTTCCTTCGAGGCATTATGGAAAGTCCCATAGTAAGATCCCTGGCCAAG gcccatgAGCGGCTGGAGGAGACGAAGCTGGAGGCTGTACGGGACAACAACCTGGAGCTAGTGCAGGAGATCCTACGGGACCTGGCACAGCTAGCAGAGCAGAGCAGCACGGCGGCAGAGCTGGCCCGCATCCTTCAGGAGCCCCACTTCCAG GGCGTGACATTCCGTGTGGAGGGTGGTGAGTTGGTGATTGCCCGCATTCTGCACGGGGGCATGGTGGCTCAGCAAGGCCTGCTGCACGTGGGCGACATCATCAAGGAGGTGAATGGGCAGCCAGTGGGCAGCGACCCCCGAGCACTGCAGGAGCTCCTGCGCAGCGCCAGTGGTAGTGTCATCCTCAAGATCCTGCCCAGCTATCAGGAGCCCCATCTGCCCCGCCAG GTGTTTGTGAAATGTCACTTTGACTATGACCCTGCTCGAGACAGCCTCATCCCCTGCAAGGAAGCAGGCCTGCGCTTTGGTGCTGGGGATTTGCTCCAGATTGTAAACCAGGATGATGCCAACTGGTGGCAG GCATGCCATGTAGAAGGGGGCAGCGCTGGGCTCATCCCCAGCCAGCTACTGGAGGAGAAGCGGAAAGCCTTTGTCAAGCGGGACCTGGAGCTGACACCCACCTCAG GGACCCTATGTGGCAGcctttcaggaaagaaaaagaagcgAATGATGTATTTGACTACCAAGAATGCAG AGTTTGACCGCCATGAGCTGCTCATTTATGAGGAGGTGGCCCGCATGCCCCCCTTCCGCCGGAAAACGCTGGTGCTGATAGGGGCTCAGGGTGTGGGCCGGCGCAGCCTGAAGAATAAGCTCATCACGTGGGATCCAGATCGCTACGGCACCACTGTGCCCT ACACGTCCCGGCGGCCCAAGGACTCAGAGCGGGAAGGCCAGGGGTACAGCTTTGTGTCCCGTGCAGAGATGGAGGCTGACATCCGTGCTGGGCGCTACCTGGAACATGGTGAATATGAGGGCAATCTCTATGGCACACGTATCGACTCCATCCGGGGTGTGGTCGCTGCTGGCAAGGTGTGCGTGCTGGATGTCAATCCTCAG GCAGTGAAGGTGCTGAGAACAGCTGAGTTTGTCCCTTATGTGGTGTTCATCGAGGCCCCCGACTTTGATACCCTGCGGGCCATGAATCGGGCTGCACTGGAGAGCGGGGTATCTACCAAGCAGCTCACG GAGGCAGACCTGAGGCGGACAGTAGAGGAGAGCAGCCGCATCCAGAGGGGCTATGGGCACTACTTCGACCTCAGCCTGGTCAACAGCAACCTGGAGAGGACCTTCCGTGAGCTCCAAGCTGCCATGGAGAAGCTGCGGACGGAGCCCCAGTGGGTGCCTGTCAGCTGGGTGTACTGA
- the MPP2 gene encoding MAGUK p55 subfamily member 2 isoform X2, which produces MAGSQGSGASLEGISLGSSEEADLRREAMQQVLDNLGSLPNATGAAELDLIFLRGIMESPIAHERLEETKLEAVRDNNLELVQEILRDLAQLAEQSSTAAELARILQEPHFQSLLETHDSVASKTYETPPPSPGLDPTFSNQPVPPDAVRMVGIRKTAGEHLGVTFRVEGGELVIARILHGGMVAQQGLLHVGDIIKEVNGQPVGSDPRALQELLRSASGSVILKILPSYQEPHLPRQVFVKCHFDYDPARDSLIPCKEAGLRFGAGDLLQIVNQDDANWWQACHVEGGSAGLIPSQLLEEKRKAFVKRDLELTPTSGTLCGSLSGKKKKRMMYLTTKNAEFDRHELLIYEEVARMPPFRRKTLVLIGAQGVGRRSLKNKLITWDPDRYGTTVPYTSRRPKDSEREGQGYSFVSRAEMEADIRAGRYLEHGEYEGNLYGTRIDSIRGVVAAGKVCVLDVNPQAVKVLRTAEFVPYVVFIEAPDFDTLRAMNRAALESGVSTKQLTEADLRRTVEESSRIQRGYGHYFDLSLVNSNLERTFRELQAAMEKLRTEPQWVPVSWVY; this is translated from the exons ATGGCGGGTAGCCAAGGCAGCGGGGCCTCCTTGGAGGGTATATCGCTGGGGTCCTCTGAAGAAGCCGATCTCCGGAGGGAAG CCATGCAGCAAGTCCTGGACAACCTGGGATCCCTGCCCAATGCCACAGGGGCTGCAGAACTGGATCTGATCTTCCTTCGAGGCATTATGGAAAGTCCCATA gcccatgAGCGGCTGGAGGAGACGAAGCTGGAGGCTGTACGGGACAACAACCTGGAGCTAGTGCAGGAGATCCTACGGGACCTGGCACAGCTAGCAGAGCAGAGCAGCACGGCGGCAGAGCTGGCCCGCATCCTTCAGGAGCCCCACTTCCAG tcccttctggAGACGCACGACTCTGTGGCCTCAAAGACCTATGAGACACCACCCCCCAGTCCTGGCTTGGACCCCACGTTCAGCAACCAGCCAGTGCCTCCCGATGCAGTGCGCATGGTGGGCATCCGCAAGACGGCTGGAGAGCATCTG GGCGTGACATTCCGTGTGGAGGGTGGTGAGTTGGTGATTGCCCGCATTCTGCACGGGGGCATGGTGGCTCAGCAAGGCCTGCTGCACGTGGGCGACATCATCAAGGAGGTGAATGGGCAGCCAGTGGGCAGCGACCCCCGAGCACTGCAGGAGCTCCTGCGCAGCGCCAGTGGTAGTGTCATCCTCAAGATCCTGCCCAGCTATCAGGAGCCCCATCTGCCCCGCCAG GTGTTTGTGAAATGTCACTTTGACTATGACCCTGCTCGAGACAGCCTCATCCCCTGCAAGGAAGCAGGCCTGCGCTTTGGTGCTGGGGATTTGCTCCAGATTGTAAACCAGGATGATGCCAACTGGTGGCAG GCATGCCATGTAGAAGGGGGCAGCGCTGGGCTCATCCCCAGCCAGCTACTGGAGGAGAAGCGGAAAGCCTTTGTCAAGCGGGACCTGGAGCTGACACCCACCTCAG GGACCCTATGTGGCAGcctttcaggaaagaaaaagaagcgAATGATGTATTTGACTACCAAGAATGCAG AGTTTGACCGCCATGAGCTGCTCATTTATGAGGAGGTGGCCCGCATGCCCCCCTTCCGCCGGAAAACGCTGGTGCTGATAGGGGCTCAGGGTGTGGGCCGGCGCAGCCTGAAGAATAAGCTCATCACGTGGGATCCAGATCGCTACGGCACCACTGTGCCCT ACACGTCCCGGCGGCCCAAGGACTCAGAGCGGGAAGGCCAGGGGTACAGCTTTGTGTCCCGTGCAGAGATGGAGGCTGACATCCGTGCTGGGCGCTACCTGGAACATGGTGAATATGAGGGCAATCTCTATGGCACACGTATCGACTCCATCCGGGGTGTGGTCGCTGCTGGCAAGGTGTGCGTGCTGGATGTCAATCCTCAG GCAGTGAAGGTGCTGAGAACAGCTGAGTTTGTCCCTTATGTGGTGTTCATCGAGGCCCCCGACTTTGATACCCTGCGGGCCATGAATCGGGCTGCACTGGAGAGCGGGGTATCTACCAAGCAGCTCACG GAGGCAGACCTGAGGCGGACAGTAGAGGAGAGCAGCCGCATCCAGAGGGGCTATGGGCACTACTTCGACCTCAGCCTGGTCAACAGCAACCTGGAGAGGACCTTCCGTGAGCTCCAAGCTGCCATGGAGAAGCTGCGGACGGAGCCCCAGTGGGTGCCTGTCAGCTGGGTGTACTGA
- the MPP2 gene encoding MAGUK p55 subfamily member 2 isoform X5 — protein sequence MAGSQGSGASLEGISLGSSEEADLRREAMQQVLDNLGSLPNATGAAELDLIFLRGIMESPIVRSLAKAHERLEETKLEAVRDNNLELVQEILRDLAQLAEQSSTAAELARILQEPHFQSLLETHDSVASKTYETPPPSPGLDPTFSNQPVPPDAVRMVGIRKTAGEHLGVTFRVEGGELVIARILHGGMVAQQGLLHVGDIIKEVNGQPVGSDPRALQELLRSASGSVILKILPSYQEPHLPRQVFVKCHFDYDPARDSLIPCKEAGLRFGAGDLLQIVNQDDANWWQACHVEGGSAGLIPSQLLEEKRKAFVKRDLELTPTSEFDRHELLIYEEVARMPPFRRKTLVLIGAQGVGRRSLKNKLITWDPDRYGTTVPYTSRRPKDSEREGQGYSFVSRAEMEADIRAGRYLEHGEYEGNLYGTRIDSIRGVVAAGKVCVLDVNPQAVKVLRTAEFVPYVVFIEAPDFDTLRAMNRAALESGVSTKQLTEADLRRTVEESSRIQRGYGHYFDLSLVNSNLERTFRELQAAMEKLRTEPQWVPVSWVY from the exons ATGGCGGGTAGCCAAGGCAGCGGGGCCTCCTTGGAGGGTATATCGCTGGGGTCCTCTGAAGAAGCCGATCTCCGGAGGGAAG CCATGCAGCAAGTCCTGGACAACCTGGGATCCCTGCCCAATGCCACAGGGGCTGCAGAACTGGATCTGATCTTCCTTCGAGGCATTATGGAAAGTCCCATAGTAAGATCCCTGGCCAAG gcccatgAGCGGCTGGAGGAGACGAAGCTGGAGGCTGTACGGGACAACAACCTGGAGCTAGTGCAGGAGATCCTACGGGACCTGGCACAGCTAGCAGAGCAGAGCAGCACGGCGGCAGAGCTGGCCCGCATCCTTCAGGAGCCCCACTTCCAG tcccttctggAGACGCACGACTCTGTGGCCTCAAAGACCTATGAGACACCACCCCCCAGTCCTGGCTTGGACCCCACGTTCAGCAACCAGCCAGTGCCTCCCGATGCAGTGCGCATGGTGGGCATCCGCAAGACGGCTGGAGAGCATCTG GGCGTGACATTCCGTGTGGAGGGTGGTGAGTTGGTGATTGCCCGCATTCTGCACGGGGGCATGGTGGCTCAGCAAGGCCTGCTGCACGTGGGCGACATCATCAAGGAGGTGAATGGGCAGCCAGTGGGCAGCGACCCCCGAGCACTGCAGGAGCTCCTGCGCAGCGCCAGTGGTAGTGTCATCCTCAAGATCCTGCCCAGCTATCAGGAGCCCCATCTGCCCCGCCAG GTGTTTGTGAAATGTCACTTTGACTATGACCCTGCTCGAGACAGCCTCATCCCCTGCAAGGAAGCAGGCCTGCGCTTTGGTGCTGGGGATTTGCTCCAGATTGTAAACCAGGATGATGCCAACTGGTGGCAG GCATGCCATGTAGAAGGGGGCAGCGCTGGGCTCATCCCCAGCCAGCTACTGGAGGAGAAGCGGAAAGCCTTTGTCAAGCGGGACCTGGAGCTGACACCCACCTCAG AGTTTGACCGCCATGAGCTGCTCATTTATGAGGAGGTGGCCCGCATGCCCCCCTTCCGCCGGAAAACGCTGGTGCTGATAGGGGCTCAGGGTGTGGGCCGGCGCAGCCTGAAGAATAAGCTCATCACGTGGGATCCAGATCGCTACGGCACCACTGTGCCCT ACACGTCCCGGCGGCCCAAGGACTCAGAGCGGGAAGGCCAGGGGTACAGCTTTGTGTCCCGTGCAGAGATGGAGGCTGACATCCGTGCTGGGCGCTACCTGGAACATGGTGAATATGAGGGCAATCTCTATGGCACACGTATCGACTCCATCCGGGGTGTGGTCGCTGCTGGCAAGGTGTGCGTGCTGGATGTCAATCCTCAG GCAGTGAAGGTGCTGAGAACAGCTGAGTTTGTCCCTTATGTGGTGTTCATCGAGGCCCCCGACTTTGATACCCTGCGGGCCATGAATCGGGCTGCACTGGAGAGCGGGGTATCTACCAAGCAGCTCACG GAGGCAGACCTGAGGCGGACAGTAGAGGAGAGCAGCCGCATCCAGAGGGGCTATGGGCACTACTTCGACCTCAGCCTGGTCAACAGCAACCTGGAGAGGACCTTCCGTGAGCTCCAAGCTGCCATGGAGAAGCTGCGGACGGAGCCCCAGTGGGTGCCTGTCAGCTGGGTGTACTGA
- the MPP2 gene encoding MAGUK p55 subfamily member 2 isoform X1, which produces MAGSQGSGASLEGISLGSSEEADLRREAMQQVLDNLGSLPNATGAAELDLIFLRGIMESPIVRSLAKAHERLEETKLEAVRDNNLELVQEILRDLAQLAEQSSTAAELARILQEPHFQSLLETHDSVASKTYETPPPSPGLDPTFSNQPVPPDAVRMVGIRKTAGEHLGVTFRVEGGELVIARILHGGMVAQQGLLHVGDIIKEVNGQPVGSDPRALQELLRSASGSVILKILPSYQEPHLPRQVFVKCHFDYDPARDSLIPCKEAGLRFGAGDLLQIVNQDDANWWQACHVEGGSAGLIPSQLLEEKRKAFVKRDLELTPTSGTLCGSLSGKKKKRMMYLTTKNAEFDRHELLIYEEVARMPPFRRKTLVLIGAQGVGRRSLKNKLITWDPDRYGTTVPYTSRRPKDSEREGQGYSFVSRAEMEADIRAGRYLEHGEYEGNLYGTRIDSIRGVVAAGKVCVLDVNPQAVKVLRTAEFVPYVVFIEAPDFDTLRAMNRAALESGVSTKQLTEADLRRTVEESSRIQRGYGHYFDLSLVNSNLERTFRELQAAMEKLRTEPQWVPVSWVY; this is translated from the exons ATGGCGGGTAGCCAAGGCAGCGGGGCCTCCTTGGAGGGTATATCGCTGGGGTCCTCTGAAGAAGCCGATCTCCGGAGGGAAG CCATGCAGCAAGTCCTGGACAACCTGGGATCCCTGCCCAATGCCACAGGGGCTGCAGAACTGGATCTGATCTTCCTTCGAGGCATTATGGAAAGTCCCATAGTAAGATCCCTGGCCAAG gcccatgAGCGGCTGGAGGAGACGAAGCTGGAGGCTGTACGGGACAACAACCTGGAGCTAGTGCAGGAGATCCTACGGGACCTGGCACAGCTAGCAGAGCAGAGCAGCACGGCGGCAGAGCTGGCCCGCATCCTTCAGGAGCCCCACTTCCAG tcccttctggAGACGCACGACTCTGTGGCCTCAAAGACCTATGAGACACCACCCCCCAGTCCTGGCTTGGACCCCACGTTCAGCAACCAGCCAGTGCCTCCCGATGCAGTGCGCATGGTGGGCATCCGCAAGACGGCTGGAGAGCATCTG GGCGTGACATTCCGTGTGGAGGGTGGTGAGTTGGTGATTGCCCGCATTCTGCACGGGGGCATGGTGGCTCAGCAAGGCCTGCTGCACGTGGGCGACATCATCAAGGAGGTGAATGGGCAGCCAGTGGGCAGCGACCCCCGAGCACTGCAGGAGCTCCTGCGCAGCGCCAGTGGTAGTGTCATCCTCAAGATCCTGCCCAGCTATCAGGAGCCCCATCTGCCCCGCCAG GTGTTTGTGAAATGTCACTTTGACTATGACCCTGCTCGAGACAGCCTCATCCCCTGCAAGGAAGCAGGCCTGCGCTTTGGTGCTGGGGATTTGCTCCAGATTGTAAACCAGGATGATGCCAACTGGTGGCAG GCATGCCATGTAGAAGGGGGCAGCGCTGGGCTCATCCCCAGCCAGCTACTGGAGGAGAAGCGGAAAGCCTTTGTCAAGCGGGACCTGGAGCTGACACCCACCTCAG GGACCCTATGTGGCAGcctttcaggaaagaaaaagaagcgAATGATGTATTTGACTACCAAGAATGCAG AGTTTGACCGCCATGAGCTGCTCATTTATGAGGAGGTGGCCCGCATGCCCCCCTTCCGCCGGAAAACGCTGGTGCTGATAGGGGCTCAGGGTGTGGGCCGGCGCAGCCTGAAGAATAAGCTCATCACGTGGGATCCAGATCGCTACGGCACCACTGTGCCCT ACACGTCCCGGCGGCCCAAGGACTCAGAGCGGGAAGGCCAGGGGTACAGCTTTGTGTCCCGTGCAGAGATGGAGGCTGACATCCGTGCTGGGCGCTACCTGGAACATGGTGAATATGAGGGCAATCTCTATGGCACACGTATCGACTCCATCCGGGGTGTGGTCGCTGCTGGCAAGGTGTGCGTGCTGGATGTCAATCCTCAG GCAGTGAAGGTGCTGAGAACAGCTGAGTTTGTCCCTTATGTGGTGTTCATCGAGGCCCCCGACTTTGATACCCTGCGGGCCATGAATCGGGCTGCACTGGAGAGCGGGGTATCTACCAAGCAGCTCACG GAGGCAGACCTGAGGCGGACAGTAGAGGAGAGCAGCCGCATCCAGAGGGGCTATGGGCACTACTTCGACCTCAGCCTGGTCAACAGCAACCTGGAGAGGACCTTCCGTGAGCTCCAAGCTGCCATGGAGAAGCTGCGGACGGAGCCCCAGTGGGTGCCTGTCAGCTGGGTGTACTGA
- the MPP2 gene encoding MAGUK p55 subfamily member 2 isoform X3, which translates to MPVAATNSESAMQQVLDNLGSLPNATGAAELDLIFLRGIMESPIVRSLAKAHERLEETKLEAVRDNNLELVQEILRDLAQLAEQSSTAAELARILQEPHFQSLLETHDSVASKTYETPPPSPGLDPTFSNQPVPPDAVRMVGIRKTAGEHLGVTFRVEGGELVIARILHGGMVAQQGLLHVGDIIKEVNGQPVGSDPRALQELLRSASGSVILKILPSYQEPHLPRQVFVKCHFDYDPARDSLIPCKEAGLRFGAGDLLQIVNQDDANWWQACHVEGGSAGLIPSQLLEEKRKAFVKRDLELTPTSGTLCGSLSGKKKKRMMYLTTKNAEFDRHELLIYEEVARMPPFRRKTLVLIGAQGVGRRSLKNKLITWDPDRYGTTVPYTSRRPKDSEREGQGYSFVSRAEMEADIRAGRYLEHGEYEGNLYGTRIDSIRGVVAAGKVCVLDVNPQAVKVLRTAEFVPYVVFIEAPDFDTLRAMNRAALESGVSTKQLTEADLRRTVEESSRIQRGYGHYFDLSLVNSNLERTFRELQAAMEKLRTEPQWVPVSWVY; encoded by the exons ATGCCAGTTGCTGCTACCAACTCCGAGTCTG CCATGCAGCAAGTCCTGGACAACCTGGGATCCCTGCCCAATGCCACAGGGGCTGCAGAACTGGATCTGATCTTCCTTCGAGGCATTATGGAAAGTCCCATAGTAAGATCCCTGGCCAAG gcccatgAGCGGCTGGAGGAGACGAAGCTGGAGGCTGTACGGGACAACAACCTGGAGCTAGTGCAGGAGATCCTACGGGACCTGGCACAGCTAGCAGAGCAGAGCAGCACGGCGGCAGAGCTGGCCCGCATCCTTCAGGAGCCCCACTTCCAG tcccttctggAGACGCACGACTCTGTGGCCTCAAAGACCTATGAGACACCACCCCCCAGTCCTGGCTTGGACCCCACGTTCAGCAACCAGCCAGTGCCTCCCGATGCAGTGCGCATGGTGGGCATCCGCAAGACGGCTGGAGAGCATCTG GGCGTGACATTCCGTGTGGAGGGTGGTGAGTTGGTGATTGCCCGCATTCTGCACGGGGGCATGGTGGCTCAGCAAGGCCTGCTGCACGTGGGCGACATCATCAAGGAGGTGAATGGGCAGCCAGTGGGCAGCGACCCCCGAGCACTGCAGGAGCTCCTGCGCAGCGCCAGTGGTAGTGTCATCCTCAAGATCCTGCCCAGCTATCAGGAGCCCCATCTGCCCCGCCAG GTGTTTGTGAAATGTCACTTTGACTATGACCCTGCTCGAGACAGCCTCATCCCCTGCAAGGAAGCAGGCCTGCGCTTTGGTGCTGGGGATTTGCTCCAGATTGTAAACCAGGATGATGCCAACTGGTGGCAG GCATGCCATGTAGAAGGGGGCAGCGCTGGGCTCATCCCCAGCCAGCTACTGGAGGAGAAGCGGAAAGCCTTTGTCAAGCGGGACCTGGAGCTGACACCCACCTCAG GGACCCTATGTGGCAGcctttcaggaaagaaaaagaagcgAATGATGTATTTGACTACCAAGAATGCAG AGTTTGACCGCCATGAGCTGCTCATTTATGAGGAGGTGGCCCGCATGCCCCCCTTCCGCCGGAAAACGCTGGTGCTGATAGGGGCTCAGGGTGTGGGCCGGCGCAGCCTGAAGAATAAGCTCATCACGTGGGATCCAGATCGCTACGGCACCACTGTGCCCT ACACGTCCCGGCGGCCCAAGGACTCAGAGCGGGAAGGCCAGGGGTACAGCTTTGTGTCCCGTGCAGAGATGGAGGCTGACATCCGTGCTGGGCGCTACCTGGAACATGGTGAATATGAGGGCAATCTCTATGGCACACGTATCGACTCCATCCGGGGTGTGGTCGCTGCTGGCAAGGTGTGCGTGCTGGATGTCAATCCTCAG GCAGTGAAGGTGCTGAGAACAGCTGAGTTTGTCCCTTATGTGGTGTTCATCGAGGCCCCCGACTTTGATACCCTGCGGGCCATGAATCGGGCTGCACTGGAGAGCGGGGTATCTACCAAGCAGCTCACG GAGGCAGACCTGAGGCGGACAGTAGAGGAGAGCAGCCGCATCCAGAGGGGCTATGGGCACTACTTCGACCTCAGCCTGGTCAACAGCAACCTGGAGAGGACCTTCCGTGAGCTCCAAGCTGCCATGGAGAAGCTGCGGACGGAGCCCCAGTGGGTGCCTGTCAGCTGGGTGTACTGA
- the MPP2 gene encoding MAGUK p55 subfamily member 2 isoform X4, producing the protein MPVAATNSESAMQQVLDNLGSLPNATGAAELDLIFLRGIMESPIAHERLEETKLEAVRDNNLELVQEILRDLAQLAEQSSTAAELARILQEPHFQSLLETHDSVASKTYETPPPSPGLDPTFSNQPVPPDAVRMVGIRKTAGEHLGVTFRVEGGELVIARILHGGMVAQQGLLHVGDIIKEVNGQPVGSDPRALQELLRSASGSVILKILPSYQEPHLPRQVFVKCHFDYDPARDSLIPCKEAGLRFGAGDLLQIVNQDDANWWQACHVEGGSAGLIPSQLLEEKRKAFVKRDLELTPTSGTLCGSLSGKKKKRMMYLTTKNAEFDRHELLIYEEVARMPPFRRKTLVLIGAQGVGRRSLKNKLITWDPDRYGTTVPYTSRRPKDSEREGQGYSFVSRAEMEADIRAGRYLEHGEYEGNLYGTRIDSIRGVVAAGKVCVLDVNPQAVKVLRTAEFVPYVVFIEAPDFDTLRAMNRAALESGVSTKQLTEADLRRTVEESSRIQRGYGHYFDLSLVNSNLERTFRELQAAMEKLRTEPQWVPVSWVY; encoded by the exons ATGCCAGTTGCTGCTACCAACTCCGAGTCTG CCATGCAGCAAGTCCTGGACAACCTGGGATCCCTGCCCAATGCCACAGGGGCTGCAGAACTGGATCTGATCTTCCTTCGAGGCATTATGGAAAGTCCCATA gcccatgAGCGGCTGGAGGAGACGAAGCTGGAGGCTGTACGGGACAACAACCTGGAGCTAGTGCAGGAGATCCTACGGGACCTGGCACAGCTAGCAGAGCAGAGCAGCACGGCGGCAGAGCTGGCCCGCATCCTTCAGGAGCCCCACTTCCAG tcccttctggAGACGCACGACTCTGTGGCCTCAAAGACCTATGAGACACCACCCCCCAGTCCTGGCTTGGACCCCACGTTCAGCAACCAGCCAGTGCCTCCCGATGCAGTGCGCATGGTGGGCATCCGCAAGACGGCTGGAGAGCATCTG GGCGTGACATTCCGTGTGGAGGGTGGTGAGTTGGTGATTGCCCGCATTCTGCACGGGGGCATGGTGGCTCAGCAAGGCCTGCTGCACGTGGGCGACATCATCAAGGAGGTGAATGGGCAGCCAGTGGGCAGCGACCCCCGAGCACTGCAGGAGCTCCTGCGCAGCGCCAGTGGTAGTGTCATCCTCAAGATCCTGCCCAGCTATCAGGAGCCCCATCTGCCCCGCCAG GTGTTTGTGAAATGTCACTTTGACTATGACCCTGCTCGAGACAGCCTCATCCCCTGCAAGGAAGCAGGCCTGCGCTTTGGTGCTGGGGATTTGCTCCAGATTGTAAACCAGGATGATGCCAACTGGTGGCAG GCATGCCATGTAGAAGGGGGCAGCGCTGGGCTCATCCCCAGCCAGCTACTGGAGGAGAAGCGGAAAGCCTTTGTCAAGCGGGACCTGGAGCTGACACCCACCTCAG GGACCCTATGTGGCAGcctttcaggaaagaaaaagaagcgAATGATGTATTTGACTACCAAGAATGCAG AGTTTGACCGCCATGAGCTGCTCATTTATGAGGAGGTGGCCCGCATGCCCCCCTTCCGCCGGAAAACGCTGGTGCTGATAGGGGCTCAGGGTGTGGGCCGGCGCAGCCTGAAGAATAAGCTCATCACGTGGGATCCAGATCGCTACGGCACCACTGTGCCCT ACACGTCCCGGCGGCCCAAGGACTCAGAGCGGGAAGGCCAGGGGTACAGCTTTGTGTCCCGTGCAGAGATGGAGGCTGACATCCGTGCTGGGCGCTACCTGGAACATGGTGAATATGAGGGCAATCTCTATGGCACACGTATCGACTCCATCCGGGGTGTGGTCGCTGCTGGCAAGGTGTGCGTGCTGGATGTCAATCCTCAG GCAGTGAAGGTGCTGAGAACAGCTGAGTTTGTCCCTTATGTGGTGTTCATCGAGGCCCCCGACTTTGATACCCTGCGGGCCATGAATCGGGCTGCACTGGAGAGCGGGGTATCTACCAAGCAGCTCACG GAGGCAGACCTGAGGCGGACAGTAGAGGAGAGCAGCCGCATCCAGAGGGGCTATGGGCACTACTTCGACCTCAGCCTGGTCAACAGCAACCTGGAGAGGACCTTCCGTGAGCTCCAAGCTGCCATGGAGAAGCTGCGGACGGAGCCCCAGTGGGTGCCTGTCAGCTGGGTGTACTGA